GAACGCGGAGCACCCCGAGCGGATCATCGAGGACGCCGTCCGCGGTATGCTGCCCAAGAACCGCCTCGGGCGGGAGATGTTCAAGAAGCTCAAGGTTTACTCTGGCAGCGAGCATCCGCACCAGGCCCAGCAGCCCGTGCTGCTGGAACTCTGATCGAGGTCGAGAATGGCACAGCAGCAATACTACGGAACCGGACGCCGGAAGAGCTCCACCGCGCGGGTGTTCCTGCGTCCCGGCAGCGGTGACATCCGGGTCAACGGCAAGACCCTGTCCGATTACCTGCCCCGGGAAACCGCCCAGATGATCGTGCGCCAGCCGCTGGAGCTGACCGAGACCGGCGAGCAGTTCGATATCAAGGTGAACGTGGACGGCGGCGGCCCCAGCGGTCAGGCCGGCGCGATCCGCCACGGCCTCGCCCGGGCGCTGCTGGAATACAATCCCCAGCTCCGCCCCACCCTCAAGCGCGCCGGGCTCCTGACCCGGGACGCCCGCGAGGTGGAGCGGAAGAAGATCGCCCATCGCAAGGCCCGCCGGAGCCCGCAGTTCTCCAAGCGGTGAAGCCCGCGGCATCTTGTTGGGAGACAAAAGGCCACCGTCATCGGTGGCCTTTTGTTGTGCGGCCCCCTGTGCTTTCATAGAGCCCGGAGTCGACGGGGCCGTGTCGGCGTATTTCTGAGGAGCATGCAGTCGAAATGGAAACCACCTTGCGCGTGGGCATTCTCGGGGGCTCCGGGTATACGGGGGTAGAGCTCCTCCGCATCCTGGCCGGTCATCCCCGTGCTGAAGTAACCGTCGTGACTTCAAGACAGGCGGCCGGACAGCCGGTTGCGGACATGTTCCCCTCCCTGCGGGGGTGGGTGGATCTCGAATTCGAAGAGCCGGACACGGATCGGCTGGCCGAGGGCTGCGACTTGGTTTTCTGCGGCGTCCCCCACGGAGTGGCCATGCACCAGGTGCCGGCTCTGCTGGATCGTGGGGTCCGGGTGGTGGATCTCTCCGCCGATTTCCGCATCGCCGACCGCGCCGTCTACGAGGAGTGGTACAAGGAGACCCATGCCGCCCCCGCTTGGCTGGAGCGGGCGGTGTACGGCCTTCCCGAGGTGAACACCCCGGCCATCCGGGACGCCGCGCTGGTGGCCAATCCCGGCTGCTATCCCACCGCGGTGCAGCTGGCCTTCCTGCCCCTGCTCGAAGCGGGCGTGATTTCGCGGGAGGGGATGATTGCCGACGCCAAGTCCGGCGCCAGCGGCGGCGGCCGGGAGGCGAAGACCCACCTTCTGCTGGCCGAGGCGAGCGACAGCATGTCGGCCTACGGGGTGGCCGGCCATCGGCATCTGCCGGAGATCGAGCAGGGCTTGAGCCGGGCGGCGGGCGAGTCGGTGGCACTGACCTTCGTGCCTCACCTCGCGCCCATGATCCGGGGCATCCATGCGGATTGCTACGCGCTCCTGGATGGAGAGGCGGGGGCCGGTCTGCAGGATCTGTTCGAGGCCCGCTTCGGGGGCTCCCCGTTCGTCGACGTCATGCCGGAAGGCAGCCATCCGGGTACTCGCTCGGTGCGGGGGAGCAATTTCTGCCGGCTGGCGGTTCACCGCCCCCGCGGCGGGCGGCAGGTGGTGGTACTTTCTGTGATCGATAACCTGGTGAAGGGGGCGGCGGGACAGGCCGTGCAGAACATGAATCTCATGTTCGGCCTGCCCGAGGAAGCGGGCCTCGACACCCCTCCCATGCAGCCCTGAGGTCCCTGTGGATCGTCGCTACGCTTCGCTGGTTCTTCTGCTACATCCGAATCGGGGCCGCCCCCGCACCCTTTATATGCGGCGGATGGTGTTCTATATCCTCGTGGTGCTTCTGGTGGTGGGCACTCCGGGGGTAATCTGGGGGGCCTTCGAGCTCGGCCAGGTATGGCGGGTCCACAGCGTGGAGCGC
This sequence is a window from Thiohalorhabdus sp. Cl-TMA. Protein-coding genes within it:
- the rpsI gene encoding 30S ribosomal protein S9, which translates into the protein MAQQQYYGTGRRKSSTARVFLRPGSGDIRVNGKTLSDYLPRETAQMIVRQPLELTETGEQFDIKVNVDGGGPSGQAGAIRHGLARALLEYNPQLRPTLKRAGLLTRDAREVERKKIAHRKARRSPQFSKR
- the argC gene encoding N-acetyl-gamma-glutamyl-phosphate reductase, whose translation is METTLRVGILGGSGYTGVELLRILAGHPRAEVTVVTSRQAAGQPVADMFPSLRGWVDLEFEEPDTDRLAEGCDLVFCGVPHGVAMHQVPALLDRGVRVVDLSADFRIADRAVYEEWYKETHAAPAWLERAVYGLPEVNTPAIRDAALVANPGCYPTAVQLAFLPLLEAGVISREGMIADAKSGASGGGREAKTHLLLAEASDSMSAYGVAGHRHLPEIEQGLSRAAGESVALTFVPHLAPMIRGIHADCYALLDGEAGAGLQDLFEARFGGSPFVDVMPEGSHPGTRSVRGSNFCRLAVHRPRGGRQVVVLSVIDNLVKGAAGQAVQNMNLMFGLPEEAGLDTPPMQP